The nucleotide sequence CTGTATCAGTTGGCTGATCTGATCGTGGAGGCCGGCGGACGCCGGTACTGCGACAAGACGATTGGGCGTGCGCTGGCCTCTCTGGCCGCCGACGAGCTCGTCGACTACATCCCGGCCCGCGGCCGCGGAAACCGGGCTCTGGTGGCCATCCACCGCCGCTTCGTCGACGACATCGAAGTACTCCAACGCGACGAAACCGGCCGTGTCATCGTGCCCGCGAGCGCTGAATCCGTCACCTTTTCTGAAGCCCCTTCCTCTTATAGGCCAAAGGCCAATTACCCCCCTACCCCCCGCAGCACCGACACCCAGGCCACAAGCGACTCTCGACCGACGGGGGTAGAAATTCATCCCGACGAGGTCCGCGAGGTGTTCGCGGCCCTGCCCGAGGCCTACCAGGGCCTCGGGACCCGCACCCGGTGGCGTCTCGGCGGTCTGATTCGCCGCCAGCTGGGCCGCGGCTGGCGCCCCGGCCAGGTCGTCGCGATCCTGGCCGCACCCCTGCCCGGAGGGGTGAAATCGCCACTGCACCTGGCCATGTGGCGGCTGGCCAAGAACCAAATCGGCTCCGGACCACGGCTGGCGCCGCTGCAGCAGGCCTGGGACATGGCCGCCGCCGAGGCCGCTCGAACCCGCAGTGAGCTGGCCGTCGAGGAATCCCTGTCCAGCGTCACTGCGGCTACCACGCCCGACCAGCGTGACCACGCACTGCGCGCCGCCGCCGTGCAATTCGGCACCATCACCGATCCCCGAGCCGCACTGGTCGCCGCAGCCCGCGCCGCGACCCGCCGATACCCCAGCCACAGCCAGGCCACAGCTCTGCAGCACTGGGCGAACAGCATCCTCGAGGATCACCGCGCCACCGCACCCGAACCCACGATTCCAGCTGCATCGAATCTTGGTGTGGAGCTGGCCATGAGCACCGTTACCGGCCACTGCGTGAACTGCCAATGCACCCCCGGCACCATTCGCACCGAACTACCCATCCCGGTACCAGTGTGCGACACCTGCTGGGCGGCCAACGCCGAACCCGAGTTCGAGGAGGACTACGCAGCGTGACCATCACTGGATCGCCGCGGGCGGTCGAAACCACGAACAATCATGAATCGACCGTCGACTACGACAACCGGCAGCCGCCGCAGGACATGGCGGCCGAGCAGGCGGTCCTGGGCGGCATGCTGTTGAGCAAGGATGCGATCGCCGATGTCCTGGAGCGGTTGCGTCCCGGCGACTTCTACCGGCCGGCGCACCAGAACGTCTACGACGCGATCCTGGACCTCTACGGCCGGGGTGAGCCCGCCGATGCCGTCACCGTGGCAGCCGAACTCGATCGCCGCGGCCTGCTTCGTCGCATCGGCGGTGCGCCGTATCTGCACACGCTGATCTCCACCGTGCCCACCGCGGCCAATGCCGGTTTCTACGCAGGCATCGTGGCCGAGAAGGCGCTGTTGCGCCGGTTGGTGGAGGCGGGCACCCGGGTGGTCCAGTACGGCTACGCCGGAGCCGACGGCGCCGATGTCACGGACGTCGTCGATCGGGCGCAGGCCGAGATCTACGACGTGACCGAGCGACGCGCTTCCGAGGACTTCGTCGCGCTCGAAGACCTGCTGCAGCCCACCATGGACGAGCTCGACGCGATCGCGTCCGGCGGAGTGAGCAAGGGCGTACCCACCGGATTCTTCGAACTCGACGAACTCACCAACGGTCTGCACGCCGGCCAGATGATCGTCGTCGCTGCGCGACCGGGCGTCGGCAAGGCGCTCGCACTCGATACACCACTGCCCAGCCCTGCCGGCTGGACCACCATGGGCGAGGTTGTGGTGGGAGACAGTCTCATTGGCTCCGACGGGCGACCTACCCAGGTGGTCGCCGCTACTGAGGTGATGGTTGGTCGCCCCTGCTTTCAGGTGCGGTTCAACGACGGCACCGCCATCGTTGCTGACGAACTACACCAGTGGCCCACCGGCGACGGCATCAAGACGACTGCCCAGCTGCGCGCTGGGGAACGGATCGGGCAGTCGGAGAGCGATGTGGGACACCTAGTGCTCGGAGTCGACCCTGTCGACAGTGTGCCTGTGCGCTGCGTCGAGGTCAGCAGCGCTGATCATCTCTACCTGGCCGGCGCGGGCCGAGTCCTCACCCATAACTCCACACTGGGCCTCGACTTCATGAGGTCCTGCTCGATCAAACACCAAATGGCCAGCGTCATCTTCTCGCTCGAAATGAGCAAGTCCGAGATCGTCATGCGGCTGCTGTCAGCCGAGGCCAACGTCAAACTCGCCGACATGCGCGCCGGCCGGATGGGTGATGACGAATGGGCAAGGCTCGCAAGACGAATGGCCGAGATCAGCGAGGCCCCACTGTTCATCGACGACTCCCCGAACCTCACCATGATGGAGATCCGCGCAAAAGCCCGCCGACTGGCCCAGAAAGCGGATCTGCGGCTCATCGTGGTCGATTACCTGCAGCTCATGACAACGGGCAAACGCAGCGAGTCACGACAACAAGAGGTCTCCGAGATGTCACGGCAGCTCAAGTTGCTGGCCAAGGAGATCAACGTCCCCGTCGTGGCGATCAGCCAGCTGAATCGCGGACCTGAGCAACGGACGGACAAACGGCCAGCTGTATCCGATCTTCGCGAGAGCGGAGCGATTGAACAGGATTCTGACCTGGTTCTATTGCTGCATAGACCGGACGCAGTCGACCGCGACGACCCGCGATCGGGCGAAGCTGACATCATCGTAGGCAAACATAGGGCAGGCCCGACCGCCTCGATCACAGTTGCCCACCAACTTCATCTATCCCGGTTTGCCAACATGGCCCGTGGCTGACTCCACCTGTAGGTTCTCAAGTTTGACTGCACTTTCTCAAGTTCGGCTGCACTAGGACTGCACTTGTGCAGTGAACGTGAGACACACCGGGGACGGATCGGTGGATTCCGCCCGTGAGATGAGATGGTCAAGGTGTGTCCGGTGGTGGACGGACCGCCGACGTGACGGTTTCCGTCCGAAACAAGGAGACCCTGGCCGAGTATTCGACCGACTGGGGCCTCGTGACCACCGATCTGCTCAGCGCGGCGATGCCCTGGAGAACGTTTAGGTGGTATCGCGGGCAGAAGCATTACTCGGGCACCTACTGGTCGTCGACCGAACGCTCTCACGTCATCTACGAGTCTCGCCTGGAATTGGCCAGGCTGCAGTACGCGGATTTCGATGTCGCAGTACGACGTATCGTCGCGCAGCCGTTTCTCTTGAAGACGAGAGTCGATCGGCGAGTGCGTCGGCATGTGCCGGACTTCTTGCTCATCGATGAGCAAGGACCCATCGTTGTCGACGTCAAACCCCTTGCACGGCTGGGTAAACCAAAGGTCTCTTTCACGCTTGACTGGACCAGGAAGATCGTGGAGGGACATGGCTGGCGTTACGAAGTCTGGAGCGAACCGCCGGCGACGGAACACGAAAATATCCGCTTCCTCGCGGGCTTCCGTAATCCAAGGTGTTTCAACGACGGGCTAGTGGAATCGATCCGACATCACGAACTCGCCGGCCGCACTTTGGGCGAGGCTTTGAGTATCGACTTCGGCGCACCACCTGCCCTGGTGCGCTCTGCTGTCTTCCACGCGATCTGGAACCAGTACTTCACCGTCGATATGACGGAGCCACTGACGAGATCAGCGATCCTGACGAAAGGGCCGGGAGCATGAGCAATTCCGCTGTGCGAGTGGGAGTGGGCACGCGGGTGGTCTTCGACGGCGAGCTCCTGGAGGTCGCCGAACTACATGCGGGGCAGTTGGGCACCGAGACCGTGCTGCGATCGTGCCGAGGGCAGAGCGGATTCGTGCGAATAGCACTGCACGAATTGCTGACGAGCCGACGAGCGAGCCTTGTCCCGGACACGCACGGCGGATGCGGCCCGGATGATGCCGGGGAGCCGGCTGACGTTGTGCTGTCGGGAAAATCCGGATCGGAGAGAGCGATCATCGCCGAACGAGCGGCGCACGTGCGTGAGGTCTTGACCGGGTACCGGTCAGGGGCAGAGGAGCTGGCGGCGCCCGACGAACCGCGGCCGTCCTACGACGTGCGACTCGCGCTCACCGAACGATACAAGGCGAAAGCGGCTGAGCTCGAAGTGAGTCTGCGCACGATCAAGCAGTGGGTCGCAGACTTTCGTCAACACGGAGAAGCAGGTCTCGCCCGCAGTGCTGTAAGCCGCCAAAAGCCGCTGGGGCTCGTCGATGAGCGCTGGGTGGAAACCGCACTCGAGGTCATGGTCGAACACACCGAACAATCACGGCCCTCGCGACTCATGGTGATCGACCGGACCAACGCCCGGGTCGTTGCGCGCTACGGGCCGGACGCAGTCAAGCAGCCCAGCCGCGCCACTGCGTATCGAATACTCGAGCAGTTGGAGAACCGGCATCCAACCTTCCGGTTGAGTACGAAGAGGAACCGCGACATCGCTGATCGGCCGGATGGCGCGTACGGGAAGCTGCGCCCGACCCGGCCAGGCGAATACCTACTGATGGACACCACGCGGCTGGACGTGTTCGCGCTGGACCCGATCACTCTGCGGTGGGTGCAGGCCGAACTCACGATCGGGATGGATTGGTACACGCGCTGTGTAACCGGGATCCGGGTAACGCCGGTGTCTACGAAGTCGGTGGACGCTGCATCTGTGTTGTATCAGGTTTATAGGCCGCGTCCTGCGGGAAAGGACTGGCCAGCTAATGCGGTATGGCCTGAGCACGGCGTCCCGCGATCGGTCCTGATCGATGTCGATGCGGTGGAAGGACCCTTGGCCAACGCGGCCGGGCCAACGATCGTGCCAGAGACCATTGTTATCGATCACGGCAAGATCTACGTATCGGAGCACTTGACGAGTGTGTGCCAGCGGATGGGGATTTCGATACAACCAGCGAGGTTGCGGACGGGTCGGGATAAGGGGCCGGTAGAGCGGTTCTTCCGCACGATCCGCGAGGATCTCCTGCAAGTCTTGCCGGGGTACAAGGGCCCTGATGTGCACTCCCGCGGGCTGGATCCGGAATCGGAGGCATTCTTCTACCTTGACGAGTTGGAGGCGATCATCCGTGAGTGGGTGGCCGTGGTGTATCACCGCCGACCGCACGACAGCTTGATCGACGCGCATGTACCGGGGTTGCGGATGTCTCCGGCGCAGATGTTCGAGCACGGGATCGCCCGTGCCGGCTACGTCGAAGCTCCACGCGATTCTGATCTGGCCTACGAGTTCCTGAAAACAGAGTTCCGGAAGATCCAGCACTACGGGGTTGATTTCGGCGGCCGTCGCTACAACGGCCCCGCGCTGAACCCCTTCCGCAATTTGACCAGTCCGTACACGGGGAAAGCCAAGGGACGCTGGCCAATCCATTACGACCCCGACGACGTGACCCGCGTCTATTTCCGCGACCCAGATACCCGCGAGTGGCACATCCTGATGTGGGAGCATGCACCGTCGTTGGAGATGCCGCTCAGCG is from Mycolicibacterium alvei and encodes:
- the dnaB gene encoding replicative DNA helicase is translated as MTGSPRAVETTNNHESTVDYDNRQPPQDMAAEQAVLGGMLLSKDAIADVLERLRPGDFYRPAHQNVYDAILDLYGRGEPADAVTVAAELDRRGLLRRIGGAPYLHTLISTVPTAANAGFYAGIVAEKALLRRLVEAGTRVVQYGYAGADGADVTDVVDRAQAEIYDVTERRASEDFVALEDLLQPTMDELDAIASGGVSKGVPTGFFELDELTNGLHAGQMIVVAARPGVGKALALDTPLPSPAGWTTMGEVVVGDSLIGSDGRPTQVVAATEVMVGRPCFQVRFNDGTAIVADELHQWPTGDGIKTTAQLRAGERIGQSESDVGHLVLGVDPVDSVPVRCVEVSSADHLYLAGAGRVLTHNSTLGLDFMRSCSIKHQMASVIFSLEMSKSEIVMRLLSAEANVKLADMRAGRMGDDEWARLARRMAEISEAPLFIDDSPNLTMMEIRAKARRLAQKADLRLIVVDYLQLMTTGKRSESRQQEVSEMSRQLKLLAKEINVPVVAISQLNRGPEQRTDKRPAVSDLRESGAIEQDSDLVLLLHRPDAVDRDDPRSGEADIIVGKHRAGPTASITVAHQLHLSRFANMARG
- a CDS encoding TnsA-like heteromeric transposase endonuclease subunit, with the protein product MTVSVRNKETLAEYSTDWGLVTTDLLSAAMPWRTFRWYRGQKHYSGTYWSSTERSHVIYESRLELARLQYADFDVAVRRIVAQPFLLKTRVDRRVRRHVPDFLLIDEQGPIVVDVKPLARLGKPKVSFTLDWTRKIVEGHGWRYEVWSEPPATEHENIRFLAGFRNPRCFNDGLVESIRHHELAGRTLGEALSIDFGAPPALVRSAVFHAIWNQYFTVDMTEPLTRSAILTKGPGA
- a CDS encoding Mu transposase C-terminal domain-containing protein — translated: MSNSAVRVGVGTRVVFDGELLEVAELHAGQLGTETVLRSCRGQSGFVRIALHELLTSRRASLVPDTHGGCGPDDAGEPADVVLSGKSGSERAIIAERAAHVREVLTGYRSGAEELAAPDEPRPSYDVRLALTERYKAKAAELEVSLRTIKQWVADFRQHGEAGLARSAVSRQKPLGLVDERWVETALEVMVEHTEQSRPSRLMVIDRTNARVVARYGPDAVKQPSRATAYRILEQLENRHPTFRLSTKRNRDIADRPDGAYGKLRPTRPGEYLLMDTTRLDVFALDPITLRWVQAELTIGMDWYTRCVTGIRVTPVSTKSVDAASVLYQVYRPRPAGKDWPANAVWPEHGVPRSVLIDVDAVEGPLANAAGPTIVPETIVIDHGKIYVSEHLTSVCQRMGISIQPARLRTGRDKGPVERFFRTIREDLLQVLPGYKGPDVHSRGLDPESEAFFYLDELEAIIREWVAVVYHRRPHDSLIDAHVPGLRMSPAQMFEHGIARAGYVEAPRDSDLAYEFLKTEFRKIQHYGVDFGGRRYNGPALNPFRNLTSPYTGKAKGRWPIHYDPDDVTRVYFRDPDTREWHILMWEHAPSLEMPLSEDALRFARKLAVSKYTYPDDRLAVADLLERWNLGLGSTLAERRMALRLSREATLIDETETQGEVVTLPSVARVLATADPPVAEDPDEMTQEPDPETGDDDAEDELDDYANDFYADALDDA